In Juglans regia cultivar Chandler chromosome 13, Walnut 2.0, whole genome shotgun sequence, the following proteins share a genomic window:
- the LOC118344284 gene encoding probable flavin-containing monooxygenase 1 isoform X2, with translation MERPVAIIGAGISGLLACKYTLSKGFHPIVFEAKSSIGGVWTKTVETTKLQTPKPAYQFSDFPWPSSVKEDFPDQHQVLDYIQSYARHFDLLRHVKFNTKVVSIEYDGPSDEEMHSGSMWRSAGEPFSSKGKWKIVAGDALGLLTEVYQVDFVILCIGRFSDIPNIPEFPDNQGPEVFHGKVIHSMEYAAMDYQRAAEFVKGKQVTVVGLQKSALDIVMECSTANGREHPCTVLYKTEHWSIPDYLPWGVPLAYLYLNRFSELLVHKPGEGFLLSLLATILSPVRWAFSKFVESDIKKKLRLAKFGMVPKHSFLQEISSCLISTVPEKFYDKVEEGSIILKKATNFSFCKQGVLVNGDAHPLATDLVILATGYRGDKKLKDIFVSSTFKDYIAGSPNTTVPLYRECIHPRIPQLAVIGFSESVSNLYTSEMRCRWLAELLDGTFRLPSIKDMEKDVGEWQEYMRTYSGQYYKRSCIGALHIWYNDQLCKDMGWNPKRKKGFIAELFEPYGPMDYAAS, from the exons ATGGAGAGGCCGGTGGCCATCATCGGTGCCGGCATCAGTGGCCTCCTGGCTTGCAAGTACACCTTGTCAAAGGGTTTCCATCCCATCGTTTTCGAGGCCAAAAGCAGCATCGGAGGAGTTTGGACAAAGACCGTGGAAACCACCAAGCTCCAAACTCCGAAACCAGCATATCAGTTCTCAGATTTTCCATGGCCTTCCTCTGTGAAAGAAGATTTTCCTGACCAACATCAAGTTTTGGATTATATTCAATCTTATGCTCGCCATTTTGATTTGCTTCGGCATGTCAAGTTCAACACCAAAGTTGTCAGCATCGAGTATGACGGCCCTTCCGACGAAGAGATGCATTCAGGGAGCATGTGGCGTAGTGCTGGTGAGCCATTCAGCTCTAAAGGGAAATGGAAAATTGTAGCAGGAGATGCGCTTGGCCTTTTAACTGag GTGTACCAAGTTGACTTTGTGATCCTCTGCATCGGACGATTCAGTGACATTCCAAACATCCCAGAATTCCCCGACAACCAAGGTCCAGAAGTATTTCATGGGAAGGTGATCCACTCCATGGAGTACGCTGCCATGGATTATCAAAGAGCTGCTGAATTTGTCAAAGGGAAGCAAGTCACTGTTGTGGGGTTGCAAAAATCTGCCTTGGACATTGTTATGGAGTGCTCAACAGCAAATG GCAGGGAACATCCTTGTACTGTTTTATACAAGACTGAGCATTGGAGTATCCCTGATTATCTTCCATGGGGTGTGCCTCTTGCTTATTTATATCTCAACCGCTTCTCGGAGTTATTGGTTCACAAGCCTGGTGAAGGCTTCCTGCTAAGTCTCCTGGCAACAATCCTTTCTCCTGTG AGATGGGCATTTTCTAAATTCGTTGAAAGCGATATAAAAAAGAAGCTTCGGTTGGCAAAGTTTGGAATGGTACCAAAACATAGCTTCCTTCAAGAAATCAGTTCTTGTCTGATCTCCACAGTGCCAGAGAAGTTCTATGACAAAGTCGAAGAAGGAAGCATCATTCTGAAAAAAGCTACGAACTTCAGCTTCTGCAAGCAGGGTGTTTTGGTTAATGGCGACGCACATCCTCTGGCTACTGATTTGGTTATTTTGGCTACTGGATACAGAGGTGATAAAAAACTCAAGGACATCTTTGTCTCCTCCACCTTTAAAGACTATATTGCCGGATCCCCTAATACAACAGTTCCCCTCTACag GGAATGCATTCATCCAAGAATTCCACAACTAGCAGTGATTGGGTTCTCAGAGAGTGTTTCAAACTTGTATACCTCGGAGATGAGATGCCGTTGGCTAGCCGAGCTTCTTGACGGCACATTCAGATTGCCCAGCATCAAAGATATGGAGAAAGATGTGGGAGAGTGGCAAGAATACATGAGGACATACTCGGGTCAATACTACAAGAGATCCTGCATTGGTGCTCTTCATATATGGTACAATGATCAGCTGTGCAAAGATATGGGATggaaccccaaaagaaagaaaggattcATTGCTGAGTTGTTTGAGCCTTATGGTCCAATGGACTATGCAGCCTCTTGA
- the LOC118344284 gene encoding putative flavin-containing monooxygenase 2 isoform X1, whose translation MERPVAIIGAGISGLLACKYTLSKGFHPIVFEAKSSIGGVWTKTVETTKLQTPKPAYQFSDFPWPSSVKEDFPDQHQVLDYIQSYARHFDLLRHVKFNTKVVSIEYDGPSDEEMHSGSMWRSAGEPFSSKGKWKIVAGDALGLLTEVYQVDFVILCIGRFSDIPNIPEFPDNQGPEVFHGKVIHSMEYAAMDYQRAAEFVKGKQVTVVGLQKSALDIVMECSTANGREHPCTVLYKTEHWSIPDYLPWGVPLAYLYLNRFSELLVHKPGEGFLLSLLATILSPVVNSLELIAFCLSFLFTPIRDSHHKDEAERFSVVEQRWAFSKFVESDIKKKLRLAKFGMVPKHSFLQEISSCLISTVPEKFYDKVEEGSIILKKATNFSFCKQGVLVNGDAHPLATDLVILATGYRGDKKLKDIFVSSTFKDYIAGSPNTTVPLYRECIHPRIPQLAVIGFSESVSNLYTSEMRCRWLAELLDGTFRLPSIKDMEKDVGEWQEYMRTYSGQYYKRSCIGALHIWYNDQLCKDMGWNPKRKKGFIAELFEPYGPMDYAAS comes from the exons ATGGAGAGGCCGGTGGCCATCATCGGTGCCGGCATCAGTGGCCTCCTGGCTTGCAAGTACACCTTGTCAAAGGGTTTCCATCCCATCGTTTTCGAGGCCAAAAGCAGCATCGGAGGAGTTTGGACAAAGACCGTGGAAACCACCAAGCTCCAAACTCCGAAACCAGCATATCAGTTCTCAGATTTTCCATGGCCTTCCTCTGTGAAAGAAGATTTTCCTGACCAACATCAAGTTTTGGATTATATTCAATCTTATGCTCGCCATTTTGATTTGCTTCGGCATGTCAAGTTCAACACCAAAGTTGTCAGCATCGAGTATGACGGCCCTTCCGACGAAGAGATGCATTCAGGGAGCATGTGGCGTAGTGCTGGTGAGCCATTCAGCTCTAAAGGGAAATGGAAAATTGTAGCAGGAGATGCGCTTGGCCTTTTAACTGag GTGTACCAAGTTGACTTTGTGATCCTCTGCATCGGACGATTCAGTGACATTCCAAACATCCCAGAATTCCCCGACAACCAAGGTCCAGAAGTATTTCATGGGAAGGTGATCCACTCCATGGAGTACGCTGCCATGGATTATCAAAGAGCTGCTGAATTTGTCAAAGGGAAGCAAGTCACTGTTGTGGGGTTGCAAAAATCTGCCTTGGACATTGTTATGGAGTGCTCAACAGCAAATG GCAGGGAACATCCTTGTACTGTTTTATACAAGACTGAGCATTGGAGTATCCCTGATTATCTTCCATGGGGTGTGCCTCTTGCTTATTTATATCTCAACCGCTTCTCGGAGTTATTGGTTCACAAGCCTGGTGAAGGCTTCCTGCTAAGTCTCCTGGCAACAATCCTTTCTCCTGTGGTAAATAGCCTTGAACTGATTGCCTTTtgtctctcttttctcttcacCCCTATACGAGACTCTCATCATAAGGATGAAGCTGAGAGATTTTCTGTTGTGGAACAGAGATGGGCATTTTCTAAATTCGTTGAAAGCGATATAAAAAAGAAGCTTCGGTTGGCAAAGTTTGGAATGGTACCAAAACATAGCTTCCTTCAAGAAATCAGTTCTTGTCTGATCTCCACAGTGCCAGAGAAGTTCTATGACAAAGTCGAAGAAGGAAGCATCATTCTGAAAAAAGCTACGAACTTCAGCTTCTGCAAGCAGGGTGTTTTGGTTAATGGCGACGCACATCCTCTGGCTACTGATTTGGTTATTTTGGCTACTGGATACAGAGGTGATAAAAAACTCAAGGACATCTTTGTCTCCTCCACCTTTAAAGACTATATTGCCGGATCCCCTAATACAACAGTTCCCCTCTACag GGAATGCATTCATCCAAGAATTCCACAACTAGCAGTGATTGGGTTCTCAGAGAGTGTTTCAAACTTGTATACCTCGGAGATGAGATGCCGTTGGCTAGCCGAGCTTCTTGACGGCACATTCAGATTGCCCAGCATCAAAGATATGGAGAAAGATGTGGGAGAGTGGCAAGAATACATGAGGACATACTCGGGTCAATACTACAAGAGATCCTGCATTGGTGCTCTTCATATATGGTACAATGATCAGCTGTGCAAAGATATGGGATggaaccccaaaagaaagaaaggattcATTGCTGAGTTGTTTGAGCCTTATGGTCCAATGGACTATGCAGCCTCTTGA